Genomic window (Deltaproteobacteria bacterium):
GGCAGAACCTGCGAATCAGCCGGGGCGTCATCTGCGCGTTGCAGTGGATGCCCGCGTGCTTGCGGAAGCGGTGACGCTGGCGAACGCGCGCGGCATCCACGCGCGCGCGAATGGCGGTCGACGCTTCGCCGTCTTGCGGGCTCGCCAGCTCGCGAAAACGAACCGCGGGCACCTCGACGTGGATGTCGATGCGATCCAGCAGCGGCCCGGAGACGCGCGCGCGATAGCGCTGCACCGCCTGCAGTTGGCACACGCACGCGCGCTGCGAGTCGCCGAGATGGCCGCACGGACACGGGTTCATCGCCGCCACCAGCATGGAGCGCGCGGGATACGTGAGGCTCAACGCCGCGCGCGCGATGGTCACCGAGCCGTCCTCGAGCGGCTGGCGCAGCACCTCGAGCACGTTGCGACGAAACTCGGGCAGCTCGTCGAGAAACAGCACGCCGTTGTGCGCGAGCGACACCTCGCCCGGCCGCGGCACCGGTCCGCCGCCAATCAAGCCCGCGTCGGAGATCGTGTGGTGCGGCGCGCGGAACGGCCGCTCCGTCACCAGCGAGCGATCCGCGGGCACCAGGCCCATCACCGAGTAGATCTTGGTCGTCTCCAGGCTCTCGGGAAACGACATCTGCGGCAGGATCCCCGGCAGCCGCTTGGCGATCATCGTCTTGCCCGAGCCGGGCGGACCGATGAGCAAGGCGTTGTGGCCACCTGCCGCGGCGACCTCGACCGCGCGCTTCACATGCTCCTGCCCGCGGACATCCGAGAAGTCCGGAACGCCTTCGCCGCCCGTGCTGAACGCAGGCAGCGCGTGCGGCGTCACGCTCGCGGCCGAGTGGCCTTCCACGTGATCCAGCACCTCTTTGAAGTGCGAGACGCCGATCACTTGAAGTCCGTCGACGACCGCGGCCTCCCGCGCGTTCGGCGCCGGCACCACGATTCCCGCGAGCCCCGCGTCCCGCGCGGCGACCGCGAGCGGCAGTGCGCCCTTGATCGGCTTCACGATGCCGTCGAGCGCGAGCTCACCCGCGAAGAGCAAGCGCGCCATCGTCTTCTCCTCGAGCCGGCCGGCCGCTGCGAGCACCGCCAGCGCGATGGGCAGATCGAACGCGGCGCCGTCCTTGCGGATGTCCGCGGGCGCGAGGTTCGCGGTGATCCGCTTCTGCGGCAGATCGAAGCCGGCGTTCTTGATCGCCGAGAGCACGCGCACCTTGCTCTCTCTGACCGCGCCCTCGGGCAGGCCCACGAGGTTGAAGAAGGGCAGGCCCAGGGCCATGTCCACCTCCACCTCGACGAGCACCGCGTCGATACCGATGAGCGCTCCACTGCGCACGCGCGCAAGCACGATTCCGCCCCCCCTTCGCCGCCCAACACCCGCCGCGCCCCAGAGCAATCGCGGTGCCAGCGCGCAAGTGCGCGTGGCCGCTGGGATCGGATCCGACGAGATCCGACTCGCGTCTGCGGCGCGGTCAGCCGGTGATCACCGCGCGGACGCCCCGAGGCGGGATGGCCAGGATTCGAAGGAACGCGCTCGGTCGCTCGAAACCGAACCGATCTTGCGTGCTTGAAGCCTCTGACAGGTAGGCGGGGGTGGGGTACCGACCTGCCGAGCGCTTGTGCCTAAAATCTCGTCTCAGTGGGCGGAGTGAGCGCCGGTTGACGTTGACCGGAGCGCGGGCTAGATCGCGCGCGCCTTGGCAAGCTCCCCTCATATGGCGGTCACTGCATCGCGGGGAGGCGTTTCGCCATGGAGATCACCGAGGTCCGGATCTTTCCGGTCAACGAAGAGAAGCTCAAGGCGTACGTCACCATCACCTTCGATCACTGCTTCGTGGTTCGCGATCTCAAGGTGATTCACGGCAACACCGGCCTCTTCATTGCCATGCCGGCCAAGCGTCGCAAGGACGGGACTTTCAAAGACATCGCTCATCCGCTCAACTCCGAGACGCGCGAGATGATGGAGAAGCGGATCCTGGTGGAGTACGAGCGAGAGGTGAAGCGGTTGGAAGAGCAGGGCAACACGGGGCCAAAACTCGCTGCCGGGGGCGACGGAGACTGACGAAATGGGCCAGGGCCGAAACAGCGACTTCAAGATCTTCACCGGCAACGCGAACCCCTCCCTGGCCAAGTCGGTCTGCGACAACCTCGAGCGGCCACTCTCCAAGGCCGAGGTGGGCCGCTTCTCCGACGGCGAGATCCAGGTCGAGATCGACGAGAACGTGCGCGGGCTCGACGCCTTCGTGATCCAGCCGACCTCGCCGCCGGCCAATGACCACATCATGGAGCTGCTTGTGATGGTCGACGCGCTCAAGCGCGCCTCGGCCGGCTCCATCACCGCGGTGATTCCGTACTACGGCTACGGCCGGCAGGACCGGAAGGTGGCGCCGCGCACGCCGATCACCGCCAAGCTCGTCGCGGATCTGCTGCAGACCGCGGGCTGCACGCGCGTGGTGTCCATGGACATGCACGCCGGGCAGATCCAGGGCTTCTTCAACATCCCCTTCGATCACCTCTACGCCGGCCCGGTTTTCCAGGACCACATCCGCAAGAAGTACAAGAACATGGATGACCTGGTGGTCGTCAGCCCGGACGCGGGCGGCGTGGAGCGCGCGCGCGCCTACTCCAAGCGGCTCGGCACCACGCTGGCGATCATCGACAAGCGGCGCCCGAAGGCGAACGTGGCCGAGATCCTGAACCTCATCGGCGACGTGAAGGGCAAGGACGCGATCCTGCTCGACGACATGATCGACACCGCCGGCACCATCACCCAGGCCGCGGCGGCGCTGCTCGAGAAGGGCGCGCGCAGCGTGAGTGCCTACGCGGTGCACGGCGTGCTCTCGGGTCCGGCCATCGAGCGCATCACCAACTCGCCCCTGCAGAAGGTGATCGTCACCGACACCATCCCCATGAGCGACAAGGTGAAGGCCTCGGGCAAGTTCGAGGTGCTGTCGACGGGGCGCGTGTTCGCCGAGGCGATCCGCCGCATCCACAACTTCGACTCGCTGAGCTCGCTGTTCTCGTAGCAGCCGAGCGCTCCCAGGCTCGAACTTCTCCCCCGCTGCGACGCGCCGTGCTAGGTCTTCCTCCCCGGAGGAGCCATGCGCGTCTTCTGCAGCCAGTGCGGCACGCCCAACGACGGACAGCCCGGCACGAAGGTGATGTGCACCAACTGCACGGCCGTCTTCGAGGTGCCTGGCACCTCCAACTTCGGCGTGGCGCAGACGGTGATGTCGGGCACGCCGCCCCCGGGCGCGCCCTCGCCGCTGACGAACGTGCCCACCCAGCCCGGCGCTCCGAACTTCCCGCCGACGCCGGCGCCGCAGAACCTTCCCGCGCCCAACGCGCCGAGCTGGGGCGCACCGGCTGTGAACCCCGGCCAGCCTGGCCCCATCTATCCCGCGCCCGCCAACCAGGCCGCGAGCGGCACCAACGGCCTGGCGATCGCGTCGCTGGTGCTGGGAATCCTCTGCTGCATCCCGTTCGCTTCCATCGCCGCCATCGTCACCGGCGCGCTGGCCATCCAGCAGATCGACGCCAACAGGACGCAGACCGGCAAGGGCCTCGCCATCGCTGGCATCAGCCTGGGCGGCATCTCGCTGCTGTTCACCATCCTGGGCATCATCGGCAGCCTCGTCGGACACCACTAGCCGGAGCACACGATGCCTTTGTGGGTGGCGGCGATCCTGGGCGTGGTGGAAGGGCTCACCGAGTACCTGCCGGTCTCGTCGACGGCGCACATTCAGCTCGCCGGCGTGCTGCTCAAGGTGAGCGACATGCCGGGGTTCGCGAGCTTCGACATCTTCATTCAGCTCGGCGCGATCCTCGCGGTGCTGGTGGAGTACCGCGAGCTGCTCTGGGCGCGCCTGCTCGGCCTGCGCAAGCGCGACCCCAAGGCAATCCAGCTCTTCAGCGCGCTCATCGCAGGCTTCATCCCCGCGGCGATCGTGGGCGTCATCGCGAAGAATGCGATTCAAAAGTATCTATTTGGCATCACAACCATCTGCATCGCGTTCGTGGTGGGTGGCGTGGTGATGATCGCCGTCGATGCCTGGTACAAGCGCAAGGCCGACAGGGGAATCGACGGCATCGACAAGGTCACCGTGAAGCACGGCTTCGTCATCGGGCTCGGGCAGCTGTTCTCGCTCATCCCCGGGACGTCGCGCTCGATGAGCACCATCGTCACCGGCCAGCTCTGCGGCCTCTCGACCGCGACCAGCGCCGAGTTCTCGTTCTTGCTCGGCCTGATCACGCTCGGCGCCGCGACGGTCTACACAGGGTTCAAGGACCGCCACGAGCTCATGGTCGCCGGCGGCGGCGCGATGGTGGTCGGCGTGGTGGTGTCGTTCTTCGTGGCCTGGGCCGTGATCCACGGCTTCATCCGCTACCTGCAGAAGCGCGGACTGGCGCCGTTTGGCTACTACCGCATCGCGCTCGCGGCGCTGGTGTGGATCACGCTGCGCTAGCGAGGCGGAACGCGCAAGCCACGACAGCTGTGAGCGCAGCCACGGCCACGATCGCAAACGCCGCATGGGCGCGACGGGTGCGAGCCAGCTGATATGGATGGTCGTAGTACGCCCGCGCAGCCGCGACGCGCCCCTCCGGTGTGGCCGGCGCACGCGGGGAGTCGTGGACGGCGGCGAGCAGATCCACCTCGCGCCGGTGCGTGGACAGGACCTCCGCCCAGCTCGCTCTCGGCAATCCCTGGATCACGAGGTCCTCGGCCACCGAGCGCGCCCGAGGGTAGCGCCCGGTGAGGGCCACCGCGCCCGTGGGAAACACGCTCAGCATGTAGCCGAACGGCATGATCGCGCTCTCCACCAGGTTGGCGTACGCGCCGAGCTCTTCACTCACGAAGACCCACGCGCGCGTGGAGGGCGCGAGGGCCAGCGGCTGCGTCTCGCGCTGGATCCCCAGCGGACGAAAGCCAAGCACCTCGAGCGCGCGCGCGTCCTCGGCCAGCGCGGGCGGCACCGGCGAAAATGGCTCGACGCGGATGGTGACGCCGCCCGGGCGCAGGAAGAGCGCCGCGCGTGATCGCACCGCGGCCAGCGTCACCAGCCCGGTCACCACTCCCAGCGCCTGCGCGTCCACCTTGCGACCTACCGATCGCCCAGCATCGCCTTGATCTCGTTGATCCGGCGCGTCATGTCCTCGCGCTTGAGATCGCGGAACGCCGCAGGAATGAGCTCGCGGCTGGTGCACTCCTGCACCGCCACCAGGTTCTGCAGCTCGATCTCCATGGGGTAGCTCGGCGGGATGAAGTCCTCGAGCACCTTCACCACGTCCTGGTCCTGCACGTGCTCGCGGCCCTCGGAGAGCGCGCGGAACTTGGCGCGAACCAACGCGGCCTCGATGTCGGCGCCGCTCATGGTGGGCGTGCTCGCCGGCACCAGGCTCGAGAACGTGCCCACCTTGGACACGTTCACGTTGGCCTTCTTGGCCACCACGCGGAAGAGCTCGTCGCGCTCCTCGGGCGTCTGCGGATAGAAGAGCGCGAGGTGCTCCTCGGCGCGGCCCTGGCGCTTCAGGTCGATGGGCAGCAGGTCCGGACGGCAGGTGAGCAAGAACCAGACGATCTTGCCGCGGAACTCCGTGTTGCCCATGAACGACGCGATCTGGCTGAACACGCGCGCGCTCGTGCCCGAGTCGCCCGAGCTGCCGCGGTTGCCGAGGAAGGCGTCGGCCTCATCGATGATGACCGCGACGGGCCACATGGCCTTGAGCAGGTTGAAGATGCGCTCGAGGTTGCCCTCGGTCACGCCCTGCCACTGGCTGCGGAAGTTGAGGAACTTCACGCACGGGATGCCGATCTCGCCGGCGAAGCAGGTGGCCAGGAAGGTCTTGCCCGTGCCCACCGGGCCGCCGATGAGGTAGCCCATGGGCAGCACGTCGGTCTTGCCCTTCTTGATGGCGCTCGCGGCCGCGCGAAGCATGCCCTTCGCTTTGTCGTGGCCCGCGACGACGTCGAGCGTGAAGCGCGGCTCGATGATCTCCAAGAGGCCCAGCGCCTCGGCCTGGATCATGTCGCGCTTGCGCTGCTTGAGCATGTCCATCGAGATCTTGTGTCCGCGCTCGACGGCCTCGGTGAAGAGCCGCTCCAGGTGCAGCCGCGAGAGGCCGGCGGTGAGCTTGGCGAGCGCCGCCAGCGGCACCTCGCTGACCTCGGAGAGCTTCCGGTCGCCGAGCTTGGCCTCGAGGAAGTCCGCGCGCTCCTCCTCGGTGGGCAGGGCGATCTCGATCTGCGCGGCGTAGGGGTTGCGCGCGATGCGAGGCGCCACCTCCGCCAGGTTCTCGCAGATGAGGCAGATGCTCAGGTTCGCCGCGAGGAACTGCGGATCGTGCGCCCAGCGCACCAGGGTCACCAGCGCGAAGCGATCCACCTCGGGCATGCTCGCCATGTCGCCGCCGGGGGCGATGGTCTCCGCGAAGTCGATGACCAGGGCGATGCTCTTGCCGTCGGCGATGCGCAGGCGCAGGTAGTTCTCCAGCACCTGGAGCGCGCGGCCCGGATCCTTGGGCATCGACTTGGCCATCTCGGTGCCGTACATGGCGTCGAAGCCGTTGAGCGCGCGCAGGAAGTCCTGCTGGCTCTCGGGCGTGGCCGCGCGGATGCCGCTGGAGCGGTCGTAGTAGAGGACGTGGTCGCGCGCGCCGAAGAGCTCCTCCGCCAGGAACTGCTTCAGCGGCACGAAGACGCGGTTGCCCTGCGCGTCGGTCGAGGGCTGCTGATCGCGCACCGCGCCGTGCAGCAAGAACGTGGAGACGGTGCGCGTGTAGTACTGCTCGGCGAGCTTCTGCGCCCAGCCGGGGAGCTGCGCGAGCGCGTCGTCCTGGGGAACGGCTTTCTTGGCTTTGGCCATTGGCGGGCTCCGAGCGGGCCGCAGACGCGCGTCCGGGCCCTCCACGATTCATATCTGGCTGCGAGCTACTGCGCCTTCTGCAGCGTCACCTTGGCCTGGATG
Coding sequences:
- a CDS encoding YifB family Mg chelatase-like AAA ATPase, which codes for MLARVRSGALIGIDAVLVEVEVDMALGLPFFNLVGLPEGAVRESKVRVLSAIKNAGFDLPQKRITANLAPADIRKDGAAFDLPIALAVLAAAGRLEEKTMARLLFAGELALDGIVKPIKGALPLAVAARDAGLAGIVVPAPNAREAAVVDGLQVIGVSHFKEVLDHVEGHSAASVTPHALPAFSTGGEGVPDFSDVRGQEHVKRAVEVAAAGGHNALLIGPPGSGKTMIAKRLPGILPQMSFPESLETTKIYSVMGLVPADRSLVTERPFRAPHHTISDAGLIGGGPVPRPGEVSLAHNGVLFLDELPEFRRNVLEVLRQPLEDGSVTIARAALSLTYPARSMLVAAMNPCPCGHLGDSQRACVCQLQAVQRYRARVSGPLLDRIDIHVEVPAVRFRELASPQDGEASTAIRARVDAARVRQRHRFRKHAGIHCNAQMTPRLIRRFCPLDSESEKLMAAVVDRLGMSARAYDRILRLARTIADLAASDGITTQHVAEAIQYRTLDRKLA
- the spoVG gene encoding septation regulator SpoVG, yielding MEITEVRIFPVNEEKLKAYVTITFDHCFVVRDLKVIHGNTGLFIAMPAKRRKDGTFKDIAHPLNSETREMMEKRILVEYEREVKRLEEQGNTGPKLAAGGDGD
- a CDS encoding ribose-phosphate pyrophosphokinase, producing the protein MGQGRNSDFKIFTGNANPSLAKSVCDNLERPLSKAEVGRFSDGEIQVEIDENVRGLDAFVIQPTSPPANDHIMELLVMVDALKRASAGSITAVIPYYGYGRQDRKVAPRTPITAKLVADLLQTAGCTRVVSMDMHAGQIQGFFNIPFDHLYAGPVFQDHIRKKYKNMDDLVVVSPDAGGVERARAYSKRLGTTLAIIDKRRPKANVAEILNLIGDVKGKDAILLDDMIDTAGTITQAAAALLEKGARSVSAYAVHGVLSGPAIERITNSPLQKVIVTDTIPMSDKVKASGKFEVLSTGRVFAEAIRRIHNFDSLSSLFS
- a CDS encoding DUF4190 domain-containing protein, which encodes MRVFCSQCGTPNDGQPGTKVMCTNCTAVFEVPGTSNFGVAQTVMSGTPPPGAPSPLTNVPTQPGAPNFPPTPAPQNLPAPNAPSWGAPAVNPGQPGPIYPAPANQAASGTNGLAIASLVLGILCCIPFASIAAIVTGALAIQQIDANRTQTGKGLAIAGISLGGISLLFTILGIIGSLVGHH
- a CDS encoding undecaprenyl-diphosphate phosphatase, which encodes MPLWVAAILGVVEGLTEYLPVSSTAHIQLAGVLLKVSDMPGFASFDIFIQLGAILAVLVEYRELLWARLLGLRKRDPKAIQLFSALIAGFIPAAIVGVIAKNAIQKYLFGITTICIAFVVGGVVMIAVDAWYKRKADRGIDGIDKVTVKHGFVIGLGQLFSLIPGTSRSMSTIVTGQLCGLSTATSAEFSFLLGLITLGAATVYTGFKDRHELMVAGGGAMVVGVVVSFFVAWAVIHGFIRYLQKRGLAPFGYYRIALAALVWITLR
- a CDS encoding ATP-binding protein, which translates into the protein MAKAKKAVPQDDALAQLPGWAQKLAEQYYTRTVSTFLLHGAVRDQQPSTDAQGNRVFVPLKQFLAEELFGARDHVLYYDRSSGIRAATPESQQDFLRALNGFDAMYGTEMAKSMPKDPGRALQVLENYLRLRIADGKSIALVIDFAETIAPGGDMASMPEVDRFALVTLVRWAHDPQFLAANLSICLICENLAEVAPRIARNPYAAQIEIALPTEEERADFLEAKLGDRKLSEVSEVPLAALAKLTAGLSRLHLERLFTEAVERGHKISMDMLKQRKRDMIQAEALGLLEIIEPRFTLDVVAGHDKAKGMLRAAASAIKKGKTDVLPMGYLIGGPVGTGKTFLATCFAGEIGIPCVKFLNFRSQWQGVTEGNLERIFNLLKAMWPVAVIIDEADAFLGNRGSSGDSGTSARVFSQIASFMGNTEFRGKIVWFLLTCRPDLLPIDLKRQGRAEEHLALFYPQTPEERDELFRVVAKKANVNVSKVGTFSSLVPASTPTMSGADIEAALVRAKFRALSEGREHVQDQDVVKVLEDFIPPSYPMEIELQNLVAVQECTSRELIPAAFRDLKREDMTRRINEIKAMLGDR